The Algoriphagus sp. TR-M9 genome has a window encoding:
- a CDS encoding SDR family NAD(P)-dependent oxidoreductase, whose product MNISLHNQRILVTGASRGIGRAIAKQLSESGAEVIIHCNRNRLEAEKLQSELAGPSQVEACDLSDINQVMGFIPNLVLKYGPLSAIVNNAGMAKPAPDDLATEDWLQIWNETFAVNATALGILCKEFVDQAKTHQNGRIINISSRAAFRGDTTDYLAYAASKGAVVSLTRSIARHYGKQGIKAFLIAPGFTRTDMANEILSEYGEEFALNDIALNELTRPEDIAPMVTLLCSGLADHATGTSIDINAGSYVR is encoded by the coding sequence ATGAATATCTCCCTACATAATCAACGCATTCTTGTCACTGGTGCTTCCAGAGGAATAGGAAGAGCTATCGCAAAGCAATTGTCAGAATCAGGGGCAGAGGTAATTATCCATTGCAACAGAAATAGACTAGAAGCCGAAAAACTTCAAAGTGAATTAGCCGGTCCCTCGCAGGTGGAAGCCTGTGATTTGTCCGATATAAATCAAGTAATGGGGTTTATCCCTAATCTAGTCCTAAAATACGGTCCCTTGTCAGCAATTGTGAACAATGCCGGCATGGCCAAACCTGCACCGGATGACCTGGCTACTGAAGATTGGTTGCAAATCTGGAACGAAACATTCGCAGTGAATGCCACAGCTTTGGGTATACTCTGTAAGGAATTCGTGGATCAGGCTAAAACCCATCAAAATGGGCGTATCATCAATATTTCTTCCCGCGCAGCCTTCCGAGGGGACACCACAGATTACCTGGCTTATGCAGCTTCTAAAGGAGCTGTAGTTAGTCTGACCAGATCAATCGCCAGGCATTACGGCAAACAAGGGATTAAGGCATTCCTGATCGCGCCAGGCTTTACGCGGACAGATATGGCTAATGAAATTCTATCCGAATATGGAGAAGAATTTGCCTTAAACGACATTGCTTTGAATGAATTGACCAGGCCAGAGGACATCGCGCCTATGGTCACATTGCTCTGCTCTGGCTTAGCAGACCATGCTACGGGCACTAGCATTGATATCAATGCGGGATCTTATGTGCGCTGA
- the ybeY gene encoding rRNA maturation RNase YbeY translates to MAINFFTEEVNFILTKKNKRKSWLKEIANSEGFSISELNFIFCSDHYLHEINLEYLNHDTYTDIITFDNSEKEKVIEGDIFISVERVKENSEDLGTELEKELNRVISHGLFHLLGFKDKTDQEAKLMRQKENFAIELFDNT, encoded by the coding sequence ATGGCTATCAATTTCTTTACTGAAGAGGTCAATTTCATCTTAACCAAGAAAAACAAAAGAAAGTCTTGGCTAAAAGAAATAGCCAATTCGGAAGGCTTCTCCATATCAGAATTAAACTTCATTTTCTGTTCTGACCATTACCTGCATGAAATAAACCTTGAATATTTAAATCATGACACCTACACAGACATTATAACTTTCGATAATTCAGAAAAGGAAAAGGTCATAGAAGGAGATATATTCATCAGCGTAGAAAGAGTCAAAGAAAACTCCGAAGATCTAGGCACGGAACTAGAAAAGGAATTAAACAGAGTAATCAGTCATGGCTTATTTCACTTATTAGGTTTCAAAGACAAGACAGATCAAGAAGCGAAGCTCATGCGCCAAAAAGAGAACTTCGCTATAGAATTATTCGACAATACATAA
- a CDS encoding PaaI family thioesterase, translating into MESENQSLAYFKALIGKKLDQTPSPAGNSLGGTLLEVEKGYMKVSYEVTAQMCNPAKILHGGIASLMIDDVIGMANFAAGSPYLMTSINLNVDFLSGAKIGEKLEVSAKLVRSGANLNHWEAVIIKNSGKIVAKASSNMIKTHLKLTEIGL; encoded by the coding sequence ATGGAATCTGAAAATCAAAGTTTGGCTTACTTCAAAGCCTTGATTGGTAAAAAACTTGACCAAACCCCTTCCCCAGCGGGGAATTCCTTAGGAGGGACATTGCTGGAAGTAGAAAAGGGATACATGAAGGTGAGCTATGAAGTGACTGCTCAAATGTGCAATCCTGCCAAAATCCTACACGGCGGGATCGCTTCACTGATGATAGATGATGTGATCGGGATGGCAAACTTTGCAGCTGGCTCCCCATACTTGATGACTAGCATCAATCTGAATGTAGATTTTCTGTCGGGAGCAAAAATTGGAGAAAAGTTGGAAGTTTCTGCAAAATTAGTTCGATCTGGCGCCAACCTAAATCATTGGGAAGCCGTAATCATTAAGAATTCTGGTAAGATTGTAGCCAAAGCCAGTTCCAATATGATTAAGACGCACCTTAAACTCACGGAAATCGGATTATAA
- the mutS gene encoding DNA mismatch repair protein MutS, producing MSKSKDGKETPLMKQYNAIKAKHPGALLLFRVGDFYETFGEDAVKASKVLDIVLTKRANGSASHIELAGFPHHSLDNYLPKLVRAGNRVAICDQLEDPKSVKGIVKRGVTELVTPGLSFNDQVLDTKKNNYLASIHFGKDKHGVAFLDLSTGEFMCAEGNGAYLEKLVQSFAPAEIIYSKAARKTAEDVLKNDFITFHCEDWVYQYDFTYEKLKTHFGTANLKGFGIEELQVGIVAAGAILYYLEETEHKEIQHISAISRIAEEKYVWLDKFTIRNLELVFPQHEGGIPLINILDQTVTPMGSRMMKKWMVLPLKEKALIEERQNVVDFFYQNSTLIEDILDPLKHIGDLERLISKVVVGRANPREINQIKRALKSTLPIKELLKNQKNPTLKRLADQLHPCEYLLEKIDAELKEDAPMLTHQGGIIKDGVDAELDEYRGLANSGKDFLVQIQQREVQRTGITSLKIAYNKVFGYYLEVTHAHKDKVPQEWIRKQTLVNAERYITAELKEYEDKILNAEEKMVAMEQRFFLALVQETAQFVTEIQQNARVLGTLDVLLSFAQVALANGYSRPKVSETETLEIKDGRHPVIEKQLPPGENYVPNDIYLDHDSQQIMIITGPNMAGKSALLRQTALTVLMAQMGSFVPASFARIGIIDKVFTRVGASDNLSKGESTFMVEMTETASILNNLSDRSLVLMDEIGRGTSTYDGISIAWSIVEYLHNHPTFRAKTLFATHYHELNQLATDFPKIKNFNVSVKEVGNKVIFMRKLKPGGSEHSFGIHVAQMAGMPNPIVLRAAEIMSHLEKDKAVADQKENVKSIPKNNYQLSMFEMDPKLQEAKELIDEVDINAISPIEALLKLHEIKKKMD from the coding sequence ATGAGTAAGTCCAAAGACGGTAAAGAAACGCCCTTAATGAAGCAATACAATGCGATCAAAGCCAAACATCCTGGTGCATTGCTACTCTTTCGGGTAGGGGATTTTTATGAGACCTTTGGTGAGGATGCGGTGAAAGCCAGTAAGGTGCTGGACATCGTTTTGACCAAAAGAGCGAATGGTTCAGCTTCTCATATTGAATTGGCCGGTTTTCCGCATCATTCTCTGGATAATTACCTGCCAAAGCTGGTGAGAGCCGGAAATAGGGTGGCGATCTGCGATCAATTAGAAGACCCAAAATCTGTCAAAGGAATCGTAAAACGAGGCGTTACAGAGTTGGTGACTCCAGGACTATCCTTCAATGATCAGGTGCTGGATACCAAGAAAAATAACTACTTGGCATCTATACATTTTGGCAAAGACAAACATGGAGTAGCCTTTCTTGACCTCTCTACGGGTGAATTTATGTGCGCGGAAGGGAATGGAGCCTATTTGGAAAAGCTGGTCCAAAGCTTTGCCCCTGCTGAAATTATCTACTCCAAAGCAGCTAGAAAAACTGCTGAGGATGTATTGAAAAATGACTTCATTACTTTCCACTGCGAGGACTGGGTGTATCAATATGACTTTACCTATGAAAAGCTCAAAACTCATTTTGGGACGGCAAATCTCAAAGGCTTTGGCATAGAGGAGCTGCAGGTTGGAATCGTGGCCGCAGGTGCCATATTGTACTATTTGGAAGAAACTGAGCATAAGGAAATCCAGCATATTTCGGCCATTTCCAGGATAGCTGAAGAGAAGTATGTCTGGTTGGATAAGTTTACCATCCGCAATCTGGAGTTGGTTTTCCCCCAGCACGAAGGCGGAATTCCTCTCATCAATATCCTGGATCAGACTGTGACACCCATGGGTTCTCGTATGATGAAAAAGTGGATGGTGCTGCCTCTGAAAGAAAAAGCGCTGATCGAGGAGCGTCAGAATGTGGTAGATTTTTTCTACCAAAACTCCACTCTGATAGAGGATATACTAGACCCCTTGAAGCATATAGGAGATTTGGAGCGTCTAATTTCCAAAGTGGTAGTAGGCAGAGCAAATCCACGGGAAATCAATCAGATCAAAAGGGCACTGAAAAGTACCTTACCAATCAAAGAATTGCTCAAAAACCAAAAGAATCCTACGCTAAAGCGACTTGCTGATCAGCTTCATCCCTGTGAGTACCTATTGGAAAAAATAGACGCTGAGCTGAAAGAGGATGCTCCCATGCTTACCCACCAGGGCGGAATCATCAAAGACGGCGTGGATGCTGAACTGGACGAATATAGAGGTTTGGCAAATTCCGGAAAGGATTTTCTAGTGCAAATCCAGCAGCGCGAAGTCCAGCGTACCGGCATTACATCTTTGAAAATCGCTTACAATAAGGTTTTTGGATACTATCTGGAAGTCACTCATGCGCATAAAGACAAGGTACCGCAGGAGTGGATTCGAAAGCAAACCCTGGTGAATGCTGAGCGATATATCACCGCCGAACTGAAAGAATACGAGGACAAAATCCTCAACGCCGAAGAAAAAATGGTGGCTATGGAGCAGCGGTTTTTCTTGGCGCTAGTGCAAGAGACCGCGCAGTTTGTCACGGAGATCCAGCAAAATGCGCGGGTTTTAGGCACGCTTGATGTACTGCTTTCATTTGCGCAGGTAGCGCTTGCCAATGGCTATTCCCGACCAAAAGTCTCTGAAACGGAAACCCTGGAAATCAAGGATGGCCGGCATCCGGTCATTGAGAAGCAGTTGCCTCCGGGAGAAAATTACGTCCCCAATGATATCTACCTGGATCACGACTCGCAGCAGATTATGATCATCACCGGTCCCAATATGGCCGGTAAATCAGCCTTGCTGAGGCAAACGGCCCTCACTGTGCTTATGGCTCAGATGGGGAGCTTTGTCCCGGCTTCCTTTGCCCGAATAGGTATCATAGACAAGGTATTTACCCGTGTGGGAGCTTCAGATAATCTTTCCAAGGGGGAATCGACCTTTATGGTGGAGATGACAGAGACGGCTAGCATCCTGAATAATCTGTCTGACCGGAGCCTTGTTCTGATGGATGAAATCGGCAGGGGTACTTCTACTTATGATGGGATTTCCATTGCCTGGTCTATAGTGGAGTATTTACATAACCACCCTACTTTCAGAGCGAAAACTCTCTTTGCGACGCATTACCATGAGTTGAATCAGTTGGCTACTGACTTTCCTAAAATCAAAAACTTCAATGTATCTGTGAAAGAAGTGGGCAACAAAGTGATTTTTATGCGGAAGCTAAAGCCAGGAGGAAGTGAGCATAGCTTTGGTATTCATGTAGCGCAGATGGCTGGGATGCCTAATCCTATCGTTCTGCGTGCTGCTGAGATCATGTCTCACCTGGAAAAGGACAAGGCTGTAGCCGACCAGAAGGAAAATGTAAAATCCATTCCAAAGAACAATTACCAATTGAGTATGTTTGAAATGGATCCAAAACTTCAGGAAGCCAAGGAGCTGATCGATGAAGTAGATATCAATGCAATTTCGCCAATCGAAGCCTTGTTGAAACTACATGAGATCAAAAAGAAGATGGATTAA
- a CDS encoding exodeoxyribonuclease III: MKIISYNVNGIRAAINKGFLDWLKEENPEIIGLQEVKANLDQIDASVFEDLGYHVYWYPAFKKGYSGVAILTKIKPKSVKLGMDYSKYDEEGRLIQVDFEDFSFLNAYFPSGTTGDIRQTFKYEFLDDIYGYTQDLRKEKPNFILSGDYNICHKAIDIHNPKANKNTSGFLPEERAWMDKFTDSGFIDTFRKFNEEPHNYSWWSFRANARAKNLGWRIDYHMATSTLDPRLRNAKILADIKHSDHCPILVEID; encoded by the coding sequence GTGAAAATAATATCGTATAACGTAAATGGCATTCGTGCCGCTATCAACAAAGGTTTTTTAGACTGGCTAAAAGAGGAAAACCCAGAAATCATTGGTTTACAGGAAGTTAAAGCTAACTTAGATCAAATAGATGCGAGTGTTTTTGAAGATCTAGGTTACCATGTATACTGGTATCCAGCTTTCAAAAAGGGATATAGTGGAGTAGCCATACTTACCAAGATAAAGCCAAAATCTGTAAAGCTTGGAATGGACTATTCAAAATATGACGAAGAAGGAAGATTGATCCAAGTAGATTTTGAAGATTTTTCTTTCTTGAATGCCTATTTTCCATCTGGTACCACTGGAGATATCCGGCAGACTTTCAAGTACGAATTCTTAGATGATATATACGGCTATACACAAGACCTGAGGAAAGAGAAGCCGAACTTCATCCTGAGTGGAGATTACAACATTTGCCATAAAGCTATAGACATTCATAATCCCAAAGCCAATAAGAATACCTCAGGTTTTTTACCGGAAGAAAGAGCCTGGATGGATAAGTTTACAGATTCTGGTTTCATAGATACATTTAGAAAGTTCAATGAAGAACCTCATAACTACTCTTGGTGGAGTTTTAGAGCTAATGCCAGAGCAAAAAACTTAGGATGGAGGATAGATTACCATATGGCCACATCCACTTTAGATCCAAGACTAAGAAACGCCAAAATACTAGCGGATATTAAACATTCTGATCATTGTCCCATTTTAGTTGAAATTGATTAA
- a CDS encoding RNA methyltransferase encodes MKKLSMEELERVSVEEFKEMEKSPLVLVMDNIRSLNNVGSAFRTGDAFRVEKIFLCGITGTPPHRDIQKTALGATESVEWEYCLNTMLAIEKLKAEGYQICALEQVDRSVMLNEFTPEQGKKYALVFGNEVFGVEEEVLNACDAVLEIPQLGTKHSLNISVSLGIAVWDLMVKLEQF; translated from the coding sequence ATGAAAAAATTAAGCATGGAAGAGCTCGAACGTGTATCAGTCGAGGAGTTTAAGGAAATGGAAAAATCACCCCTTGTGCTAGTGATGGACAACATCCGCAGTCTAAATAATGTGGGATCGGCTTTTCGCACGGGAGATGCATTTAGAGTAGAAAAAATTTTCCTCTGTGGAATCACCGGCACTCCACCTCACCGGGATATCCAGAAAACTGCCTTGGGAGCCACCGAATCTGTGGAATGGGAATATTGCCTGAACACCATGCTCGCTATTGAAAAATTAAAGGCAGAAGGCTACCAAATCTGTGCTCTGGAGCAGGTAGATCGCTCTGTGATGCTGAATGAATTCACCCCCGAACAGGGCAAAAAATATGCATTGGTATTCGGCAATGAGGTTTTTGGGGTAGAAGAAGAAGTGCTCAATGCCTGCGATGCAGTATTGGAAATACCGCAACTGGGCACCAAGCACTCCCTGAATATTTCTGTGTCGCTAGGAATAGCGGTTTGGGATCTGATGGTAAAGCTGGAGCAGTTTTAG
- a CDS encoding YfiT family bacillithiol transferase: MTDIEFLKYPIGRFQKPERISQAHLDGAATYIQNFPKYLNDTLASFSEIQLNTPYRIGGWTVKQLIHHIADSHMNALIRFKLALTEDNPSIKPYLEAEWAKLNDYTLPIAGSLSMIQAMHEKWAKILKLMNSEDFQKTYYHPEYQKNIPLAEVTLMYEWHSKHHLAHIQHLMLRENWK; encoded by the coding sequence ATGACAGACATTGAATTCTTGAAATACCCAATTGGCCGGTTTCAAAAACCAGAACGTATTTCTCAAGCACATCTAGATGGAGCGGCGACTTATATTCAGAATTTCCCAAAATACCTGAACGATACGTTAGCCAGTTTCTCTGAGATTCAGTTAAACACACCCTATAGGATCGGAGGCTGGACGGTGAAGCAACTTATTCATCACATCGCTGATAGTCATATGAATGCGCTTATCCGCTTTAAGCTGGCACTTACGGAAGATAATCCGAGTATCAAACCCTATTTGGAAGCAGAATGGGCTAAACTCAATGATTACACTTTGCCCATAGCCGGCTCCTTATCTATGATTCAGGCCATGCATGAAAAGTGGGCCAAAATTCTGAAATTAATGAATTCAGAGGATTTCCAAAAAACTTACTATCACCCTGAATACCAGAAAAACATACCGCTGGCAGAAGTGACTTTAATGTATGAGTGGCATTCCAAACATCATTTGGCACACATCCAACACCTGATGCTTAGAGAAAACTGGAAATAG
- a CDS encoding carboxymuconolactone decarboxylase family protein has protein sequence MNLIEEFNEYRSQMNEKILAEDNKVIKRIFNLDTNAFAEGSVDVQTKEMIGLACSMVLRCDDCVRYHLGKCHEVGMKKEQVFEVFSIATLIGGTIVIPHLRRAAEYWENLENQ, from the coding sequence ATGAATCTCATAGAAGAATTCAACGAGTACCGCAGCCAAATGAATGAAAAGATTTTGGCTGAAGACAATAAAGTGATCAAGCGGATTTTCAACCTTGACACAAATGCATTTGCTGAGGGATCAGTAGATGTGCAGACCAAAGAAATGATAGGTTTAGCCTGTTCTATGGTTTTGAGATGTGATGACTGTGTGCGGTACCATTTAGGAAAATGTCATGAAGTGGGCATGAAAAAGGAACAGGTGTTTGAAGTCTTTTCTATAGCCACTTTGATAGGAGGTACTATAGTTATCCCACATTTAAGGCGAGCAGCAGAATATTGGGAAAACCTTGAAAACCAGTAG
- a CDS encoding ComF family protein — protein MSFLKFSKGGQSQKLLHKLKYRNMPELGVELGKKYGEILYKSGFEHSWDKITPVPLHPLKKARRGYNQSEEFAKGLNQKLPAAISKDLQRVKFTETQTQKSRLERMDNVETVFALTPEADVSGARVLLVDDVMTTGATMCACANVLLANGAKTVDLVAIAAGD, from the coding sequence ATGTCTTTTCTGAAGTTCAGTAAAGGTGGGCAAAGCCAAAAACTACTTCATAAACTGAAGTATAGGAATATGCCCGAACTAGGAGTAGAACTGGGGAAGAAATATGGGGAAATCCTTTATAAAAGTGGTTTTGAACACAGTTGGGATAAAATCACTCCTGTCCCTCTGCATCCTCTTAAAAAGGCTAGAAGGGGTTATAACCAAAGCGAAGAGTTTGCAAAAGGGCTTAACCAAAAATTACCGGCTGCTATTTCTAAGGATCTGCAGCGTGTAAAATTCACCGAAACTCAAACCCAAAAAAGCAGATTGGAGCGTATGGATAATGTGGAAACCGTGTTTGCCCTGACTCCTGAAGCTGATGTAAGTGGAGCTAGAGTACTCCTGGTGGATGATGTAATGACCACAGGTGCTACGATGTGTGCTTGCGCAAATGTGCTTTTGGCTAATGGAGCAAAAACTGTAGATTTGGTTGCGATAGCAGCTGGAGATTAA
- the betB gene encoding betaine-aldehyde dehydrogenase, producing MQTIPLFIDNQPVNGSGKQFDNYNPATGEITHVVTGASQEDFEKAVQAAKKGFQVWSAMSPTERGRILHQASGLLRAKNEELALLETQDVGKPIKESIAVDVISGADCLEYYAGLAPSLHGEHYELGGDFAYTKREPLGICAGIGAWNYPIQIACWKAAPALACGNVMIFKPAELTPLTAYKLAEVFKEAGMPDGVFNVVQGDAEVGQMMTAHPDIAKVSITGEVGTGKKVMAASANTLKHVTLELGGKSPIIIFEDADLDEAVYGAMLGNFYTQGEICSNGTRVYVHESIKEQFIERLIEKTKALKIGDPADSETQIGALINQTHFEKVMSYIKLGKEQGAELHYGGNQVKVPGCEGGYFVEPTIFVSHKEEERIVKEEIFGPVMTILTFQEEEEVIRRANDTPFGLAAGVYTNDMRRAHRTVANLQAGMCWINTYNINPVEIPFGGNKQSGIGRENGLAAIEHYSQRKTVYVAMKDLGNPF from the coding sequence ATGCAAACCATCCCTCTTTTTATCGACAACCAGCCGGTTAACGGTTCCGGCAAGCAGTTTGACAACTATAACCCAGCAACAGGAGAAATTACTCATGTGGTAACAGGTGCTTCTCAGGAAGATTTTGAGAAAGCTGTTCAAGCTGCAAAAAAGGGATTTCAGGTTTGGTCTGCCATGTCCCCTACTGAGCGTGGTAGGATTTTGCACCAAGCATCAGGCTTGTTGAGAGCAAAAAATGAGGAGTTGGCCTTACTGGAGACTCAGGATGTTGGCAAGCCTATCAAAGAGTCTATTGCTGTAGATGTTATTTCCGGTGCAGATTGCCTGGAGTATTATGCGGGTTTGGCTCCCTCACTTCATGGGGAGCATTATGAGTTGGGTGGAGATTTTGCCTATACCAAAAGGGAGCCTTTGGGAATATGTGCCGGGATCGGTGCCTGGAATTACCCCATTCAAATTGCCTGTTGGAAAGCGGCTCCAGCGCTGGCCTGCGGCAATGTGATGATTTTCAAACCTGCCGAACTCACTCCTTTGACAGCTTATAAGTTGGCAGAGGTTTTCAAAGAAGCCGGAATGCCTGATGGAGTTTTCAATGTAGTGCAGGGCGATGCAGAGGTAGGCCAAATGATGACTGCGCATCCAGATATTGCCAAAGTATCCATAACCGGTGAGGTGGGCACGGGTAAAAAGGTCATGGCGGCCTCAGCGAATACCTTGAAGCATGTGACTTTGGAACTGGGAGGTAAATCCCCGATAATCATTTTTGAAGATGCAGATTTGGACGAAGCGGTCTATGGAGCCATGCTAGGAAACTTCTATACTCAAGGAGAAATCTGTAGCAACGGAACCCGGGTATATGTCCACGAATCCATCAAGGAGCAATTTATTGAGCGACTGATAGAGAAAACCAAAGCACTTAAAATTGGAGATCCTGCTGATTCAGAAACCCAAATTGGCGCTTTGATCAATCAAACTCATTTTGAAAAAGTGATGAGCTACATCAAGCTGGGAAAAGAGCAAGGTGCAGAATTGCATTACGGAGGAAATCAGGTAAAAGTGCCTGGGTGTGAAGGGGGGTACTTTGTAGAGCCTACTATTTTCGTCAGCCATAAAGAGGAAGAAAGAATTGTAAAAGAGGAAATTTTTGGACCAGTGATGACCATTTTGACCTTTCAGGAGGAAGAAGAAGTGATCCGCCGCGCAAATGACACTCCATTTGGCCTGGCTGCCGGTGTGTACACCAACGATATGCGCAGAGCTCACAGAACAGTGGCTAACTTGCAAGCAGGCATGTGCTGGATCAATACTTATAATATCAATCCGGTAGAAATCCCTTTTGGAGGAAATAAGCAATCTGGAATCGGTCGGGAAAACGGCTTGGCTGCGATAGAACACTATTCCCAACGGAAAACGGTCTATGTGGCGATGAAGGATTTAGGGAATCCTTTTTAA
- a CDS encoding GIY-YIG nuclease family protein: protein MVTVYALSSIARNYVYVGLTTNLEERVYRHNSGYERTTRPYRPFKLVYQKDFPTRAEARKFEKYLKTTTGKRKILGT from the coding sequence ATGGTAACGGTATATGCATTATCAAGTATTGCTAGAAATTACGTTTATGTAGGTCTTACCACGAATTTGGAAGAAAGGGTTTATCGACATAATTCTGGCTATGAGCGAACGACCCGTCCCTATCGCCCTTTCAAGCTCGTTTATCAAAAAGATTTTCCGACTAGGGCTGAAGCAAGGAAATTTGAAAAATATCTAAAAACGACAACAGGCAAGCGAAAAATTTTGGGGACTTAA
- a CDS encoding ATP-binding protein produces the protein MESIKISIPSLMENVKIIESFIDNARENFEINDDIYGNIMISVTECISNAIIHGNQNDKNKLVHLELKLEKEMLLFTIQDEGDGFDYNELKDPTAPENIEKPGGRGIFLIKHLSDEVKFEENGTKTVLSFYMN, from the coding sequence ATGGAAAGCATAAAAATTTCTATTCCGTCTCTGATGGAGAACGTAAAAATAATTGAGAGTTTCATAGATAATGCTCGGGAAAATTTTGAGATAAATGATGACATCTATGGCAATATCATGATTTCGGTGACAGAATGCATCAGCAATGCCATCATCCATGGAAATCAAAATGACAAAAATAAGCTAGTCCATTTAGAGTTGAAACTAGAAAAAGAAATGCTCCTGTTTACCATTCAGGATGAAGGAGATGGTTTTGACTACAATGAGCTAAAGGATCCTACAGCACCAGAAAACATAGAAAAACCTGGTGGTAGAGGGATATTTCTGATCAAACACCTGTCAGATGAGGTGAAATTTGAAGAAAATGGAACAAAAACGGTTTTATCATTCTATATGAATTAA